One Setaria viridis chromosome 3, Setaria_viridis_v4.0, whole genome shotgun sequence DNA window includes the following coding sequences:
- the LOC117847495 gene encoding uncharacterized protein encodes MAAGCKAAIGCVDARAPVRASYVSLYKWPESDAEFVKSVAMARRQGGGGGGQESPGGASASYYYSYNGSGSMRRGGGGGGLSGELAAGYCSPRVVDSYSCRQMYLRSYTFSKKKETVPERTMACLGRVRERAAVFPFLPQRGGGSAAASDAGSVGSASNIAVGRSESRDREDVGLRDRKARRSRTRRKKQKKKRCTMVRRLQEASCGAVHAIFRRLLACTTSVDVADAGARPAR; translated from the coding sequence ATGGCGGCCGGATGCAAGGCGGCCATCGGCTGCGTGGACGCGCGCGCGCCGGTGCGGGCCAGCTACGTCAGCCTGTACAAGTGGCCCGAGTCCGACGCCGAGTTCGTCAAGTCGGTGGCCATGGCGCGGCGccagggaggcggaggcggagggcagGAGAGCCCCGGCGGAGCCAGCGCGTCCTACTACTACAGCTACAACGGCAGCGGCAGCatgcgccgcggcggtggcggcggcggcctcagcGGCGAGCTGGCGGCGGGGTACTGCAGCCCGCGGGTGGTGGACAGCTACTCGTGCCGGCAGATGTACCTCCGCAGCTACACCTTCTCCAAGAAGAAGGAGACCGTGCCCGAGCGCACCATGGCGTGCCTCGGCCGCGTCCGGGAGCGCGCAGCCGTGTTCCCCTTCCTcccgcagcgcggcggcggatccgcggcggcctccgacgccggctcggTCGGCAGCGCGAGCAACATCGCCGTCGGCCGCAGCGAGAGCAGGGACAGGGAGGACGTCGGGCTCCGTGACCggaaggcgaggaggagccggacccggaggaagaagcagaagaagaagcggTGCACCATGGTTAGGAGGCTGCAGGAGGCGTCGTGTGGCGCGGTGCACGCCAtcttccgccgcctcctcgcttGCACCACCAGCGTCGACGTCGCTGACGCCGGCGCGCGCCCGGCCCGCTGA